In Snodgrassella alvi wkB2, the DNA window ATTCGCGCTAATGCAGCCAGACGCAAACTGAATTCATCTTTAGGTGTTTCCAGAAGCGAACGCATCAGACAATGTATCAGTAAACCATCGGTTCCGGTTTTCACTTCCCCCATATTAGAAGAAGTTTCCACAATCCCCTTAAACTGCTCACTCATGCGCATTACACCATTGGGCACAGCCAGCAGCAAATCAAGCGCTTTCTGAGTGCTTTCCAAAGTAGCGGCCTGAGTCAGATCCTCTGCCGGTAAAACTTCAATATCCAACTGTGTTTCTTCTGCCCATTCTGCAGCAATAAAAGCAGCAATTGGTGCAACAGCTGTACGTGCTGTATCAGCGTCCAGGCCAATCACAGCCTGAGCCTCACGCGTGATTACATTGCGCAGCTCGCCACCCTGCCATGAACCCAGAGCAAAAGGTATCTGTGCATACAAACCGGACAGCACCCGTGCCAGCAATACATTAGCATTGGCATGATTTTTATCAATATCCACGCCTGAATGACCACCGCGCAAACCGGACACCCGAACAGTACATGCAGACAGCTTACCGGCTTGCCAGTTCAGAGGTAAGGTCATACTGGCATCACGACCACCTGCACAACCAATAAAAATCTCACCCGCTTCTTCGGTATCCAGATTAATCAGATAGGGCATCTGCAACCAATCCGCACTTAGCGCTTCTGCTCCGCCCATACCGATTTCTTCTTCAACCGTAACAATCAGCGTTAATTCAGGATGCGCAATATCTTCACTGAATATTACTGCCAGCCCCATAGCCAGACCGATACCATTATCAGCACCGAGGGTCGTGTCATTAGCCCAAACCCAGCCTTCTTTAATCTGGGTCTGCACCGGATCACGCTGAAAATCATGCTGCGAATCAGCA includes these proteins:
- a CDS encoding aminoacyl-histidine dipeptidase produces the protein MSEIEQLQPQPVWQWFARLCAVPRPTFHEQAVREMLVKAAQEHALKTDIDAKGNLRICKPATAGMENCVPVAIQAHMDMVAQKGADSQHDFQRDPVQTQIKEGWVWANDTTLGADNGIGLAMGLAVIFSEDIAHPELTLIVTVEEEIGMGGAEALSADWLQMPYLINLDTEEAGEIFIGCAGGRDASMTLPLNWQAGKLSACTVRVSGLRGGHSGVDIDKNHANANVLLARVLSGLYAQIPFALGSWQGGELRNVITREAQAVIGLDADTARTAVAPIAAFIAAEWAEETQLDIEVLPAEDLTQAATLESTQKALDLLLAVPNGVMRMSEQFKGIVETSSNMGEVKTGTDGLLIHCLMRSLLETPKDEFSLRLAALARMAGANLELTADYPGWAPNADSPLLKLTSTIFARHYGKQPPLQIIHAGLECGILSGKAPHLDMVSFGPTIRAAHSPKERVEIKAVAECWSVLLDLLKSIPPRQ